A window of Vigna unguiculata cultivar IT97K-499-35 chromosome 4, ASM411807v1, whole genome shotgun sequence contains these coding sequences:
- the LOC114180760 gene encoding uncharacterized protein LOC114180760 — MCIQYPDGECELKSGLIHLLPKFHGLAGEDPYHHLKEFHVVCSSMRPTIVTEEHIKLKAFPFSLQDAAKNWLYCLPPGSINTWETLKRLFLEKFFPASRVAAIRKDIYGIRQQERESLHEYWERFKKLCASCPHHQINEHLLIQYFYEGLSIMDRQMTDAASGGSLVDKTPTNARQLIETMASNHQQFSTRSNSITLLKGTHGVEASYVADHKKLEGKLDDLAAMVRTLTDLQKKPIPSTLCGICASTNHPTEACSMLKETGTLDNEQPQAYAANIYGNNRPPRQQYNHDLSSNKYNPDWKEYPSQKWGNQQPQHQQVYVPPQQRQQPQPATTSGDSNMEAMMKMMADMMKGQINELKQTMEATNQNLQNQIGQMANELNQIKSQQGSSNLPAQTVINPRNVSAITLRSDKDNEVVPNDERGRSDEATQVTSEMPTPSDNSRLVSPNTSSENLSPYSPPPPYPNRLKPKTKKMEELDKEILNTFKKVEINIPLLDAVRQIPKYAKFLKELCTHKRRIMDKEVVNMGRNVSSLIKKPAVRMPQKCKDPGMFSVPCIIGSTKFDNAMLDLGASINVMPLSVFTSLHLGPLKSTGVVIQLANRSTVNPAGVLEDVLVRVDKLIFPADFYILDMKDDEGMSSTTIILGRPFMMTARTKIDVHAGSLTMEIGDEKVQFNVLEAMKHPIEDHSLFCIDLLSNVVNNYAFGLLDVLSGFSSSLDFSALTTTPIKPADVQEDHVYLKAFPHSLEGNAKDWLYYLAPRSITSWDDLKRLFLAKFFHASRTTAIRKEISGIKQQSGETLYEYWERVAPTPQAAPVPPVPTPAPTAAPAPSSSTSLEELVRMMTLQNMQFQQETRVSIQSLTNQMGQMATQLNQAQAQNSDKLPSQTVENPRNVSAITLRSGKNIEVPTSEPTPPKEADPATLQRKRDAHAAGPSTSGVQAVEPTSPSLLVHDIQPASSTPKLKPLPDNLKFRVLGSVL; from the exons atgtgcatccaatatccagatggagaatgtgagcttaagtctgggttaatccatcttttacccaaattccatggattagcaggagaagacccgtaccatcatttgaaggaatttcatgttgtttgttcatccatgagacctacaatagtgacagaggaacatatcaagcttaaggcttttccattctcattgcaagatgccgctaagaattggttatactgccttccgccaggatccatcaatacttgggagactctgaaaagattatttctggaaaagttttttccagcatctagagttgctgctattcgcaaagatatttatgggataaggcaacaagaaagagaaagtcttcacgagtattgggaaagattcaaaaagttatgtgcttcatgtcctcatcaccaaataaacgagcatctcctcattcaatacttttatgagggattgagtatcatggatagacaaatgacagatgctgcaagtggagggtcattggtggacaaaacgccaacaaatgcaagacaattgattgaaactatggcatcgaaccatcaacaattttccacaaggagtaattctataactctattgaagggaacccatggagtagaagcttcatatgttgcagatcacaagaaattagaagggaagttggatgacttagcagccatggtaaggaccttgacagacttacagaaaaagcctatcccttctactttatgtggaatttgtgcttctactaatcatcctacagaggcttgttctatgttaaaagagacagggacgttagacaatgaacaacctcaggcatatgctgcaaacatctatggcaataatagaccacctcggcagcaatacaaccatgatttgtcctccaacaagtacaacccagattggaaggaatatcccagccagaaatggggaaatcaacagcctcaacaccaacaagtctatgttccacctcaacagaggcaacaaccacaaccagcgacaacctctggtgattcaaacatggaggcaatgatgaaaatgatggctgacatgatgaagggacaaatcaatgagttgaaacaaacgatggaagcaaccaatcaaaacttgcaaaaccagattggacaaatggcaaatgagttaaatcagataaagtctcaacaaggctcgagcaatttgcctgcacaaactgtaatcaacccgagaaatgtaagtgctattactttaagatcgg ataaggacaatgaagttgtacctaatgatgaaagaggaagatcagatgaagcaacacaagtaacatctgagatgcctacacccagtgataactccaggttggtatcccctaatacttcctctgaaaatctttctccttattctcctcctcctccctatccaaaccgtttgaaaccaaaaactaaaaagatggaggagttagacaaagaaatcctgaatactttcaagaaagtggagataaacattcctttgttggatgctgtgagacaaattcctaaatacgccaagtttctcaaagaattatgtacacataaaaggcgtattatggacaaagaggtagtgaacatgggaaggaatgtctctagcttaattaagaagcctgcagtcagaatgccgcaaaagtgtaaggatccaggtatgttttctgttccctgcattataggaagtactaagtttgataatgctatgttagatttaggagcttccattaatgtaatgcctttatctgtttttacttcacttcatcttggacctcttaagtctactggtgtggtcattcaattggccaaccgtagcacagttaaccctgcaggtgtgctagaagatgtgcttgtccgtgtggacaagttaatttttcctgcagatttctatatcttggacatgaaggatgatgaaggaatgagttcaaccacaatcatcttgggaagaccattcatgatgacagcacgtaccaagatagacgtgcatgcaggatccttaactatggagataggagatgagaaggtgcagttcaacgtgctagaagccatgaagcacccaattgaagaccattctttgttttgtattgatttattgagtaatgtagtgaacaattatgcttttggacttttggacgttttatctggtttttcttcttctttggatttttct gcgcttaccaccactcctatcaagCCTGCAGATGTACAAGAGGATCATGTATATTTGAAGGCTTTCCCTCATTCTTTGGAGGGTAATGCGAAAGACTGGCTGTACTACCTAGCACCCAGGTCCATCACAAGCTGGGATGACCTGAAGAGATTGTTCCTTGCCAAGTTCTTTCATGCTTCAAGGACAACAGCCATAAGGAAGGAGATTTCTGGCATCAAGCAGCAATCTGGGGAGACCCTTTATGAGTATtgggagag agttgcacctACACCACAAGCTGCTCCTGTTCCACCTGTACCCACACCAGCTCCTACTGCAGCAcctgcaccttcttcttctacttcattggaaGAGTTAGTAaggatgatgacccttcaaaatatgcaattccaGCAGGAGACTAGGGTCTCAATCCagagtttgacaaatcaaatggggcaGATGGCCACTCAGCTAAACCAGGCACAAGCTCAGAATTCTGACAAGCTTCCATCACAGACGGTGGAAAATCCTAGGAATGTGAGTGCCATTACTTTGAGATctgggaagaacattgaagttcccactTCCGAGCCTACACCACCAAAGGAAGCCGACCCTGCCACACTTCAGAGAAAGCGTGATGCTCATGCAGCTGGTCCTTCCACATCTGGT GTACAAGCTGTGGAACCCACTTCTCCCTCCCTTCTGGTTCATGATATTCAGCCAGCATCCAGTACTCCAAAGTTGAAACCACTTCCAGACAACCTTAA atttagggttcttggttctgttttGTGA
- the LOC114180758 gene encoding uncharacterized protein LOC114180758, whose protein sequence is MAEGRGGPARWPAYWQNALNISTCFQTSVSHAPLPASGQALHEAICKETKENEARCLELLKEDPNIAAAKDSKELTKLILKLALKKGTETQNFLKELMKTNPSPDLKQCATTLYDGVVGSFKSALGELGEDDLTASYDAGVAGDGPTTCERALSAAKISDPSIEAHDKDMLLLSGIAFKSIEKLPS, encoded by the exons ATGGCGGAAGGGAGGGGCGGGCCAGCCCGCTGGCCTGCTTATTGGCAGAATGCGTTGAACATCTCAACCTGCTTTCAGACTTCGG TTTCTCATGCTCCTTTGCCAGCATCAGGACAAGCCTTGCACGAAGCAATATGCAAGGAAACGAAGGAGAACGAGGCAAGGTGCCTTGAACTTCTGAAAGAAGATCCTAATATCGCTGCTGCTAAAGACAGCAAGGAGCTCACAAAACTGATCCTGAAGCTAGCCCTAAAAAAGGGCACTGAAACCCAGAATTTCCTAAAAGAATTGATGAAAACAAACCCTTCACCAGACCTTAAACAGTGTGCAACTACCCTGTATGATGGAGTGGTAGGGTCATTCAAAAGTGCTTTGGGTGAATTGGGTGAGGATGATCTTACAGCAAGTTATGATGCAGGAGTGGCTGGTGATGGACCTACAACTTGTGAAAGGGCATTGAGTGCAGCAAAGATAAGTGATCCTTCTATTGAAGCTCATGACAAAGACATGTTGTTGCTTAGTGGAATTGCATTTAAATCCATTGAGAAACTACCCTCTTAA